The Enterobacter asburiae genome window below encodes:
- a CDS encoding SymE family type I addiction module toxin encodes MQELAIGKPYRHLKVGYFRKRHEDRNTKIPKRYSVHAALSLKGDWLEKAGFTTHSRVRVGVEHGKIVIE; translated from the coding sequence ATGCAAGAGCTCGCGATCGGCAAACCCTATCGCCATTTAAAAGTGGGATATTTTAGAAAGCGCCATGAAGACCGCAATACCAAGATACCGAAGCGCTACAGCGTGCATGCGGCGCTGAGCTTAAAAGGTGACTGGCTTGAAAAAGCGGGATTTACGACCCATTCTCGAGTCAGGGTGGGCGTCGAGCATGGAAAAATTGTCATCGAATGA
- a CDS encoding MDR family MFS transporter yields the protein MPLRPAATLWPPVLLGSQFVFNIGFYAVVPFLAIFLRDDMLLSGGLIGLILGLRTFSQQGMFIVGGALSDRFGAKVIILSGCIVRVSGYLLLAFGESLWPIILGACLTGVGGALFSPSIEALLAKAGTHSEAKGKRSRAEWFALFAVCGELGAVLGPVAGALLTGLGFRQVALAGAGVFVIALVVLYFCLPAAGHRSQTLKIQPWWTTFRQPRFVAFIIAYSSWLLSYNQLYLALPVEIQRSGGNEKDLGPLFMLASVLIITLQLPLARFARRVGAVRILPVGFLLLSAAFASVATFAPMTPPEGWLRLLPSVCFVTLLTLGQMLLVPSAKDLIPRFAEESTLGAHYGALATAGGIAVLAGNLLFGSLLDRALVPSTQAMYPWLLLALFPLCSALALKVICRPLGR from the coding sequence ATGCCCCTTCGCCCTGCCGCAACGCTCTGGCCGCCCGTCTTACTTGGTAGCCAGTTTGTTTTCAACATTGGCTTTTACGCCGTCGTTCCCTTCCTGGCGATATTCCTGCGCGACGACATGCTGCTCTCCGGCGGACTTATCGGGCTGATCCTGGGCCTGCGCACGTTCTCTCAGCAGGGTATGTTTATCGTCGGTGGTGCGCTCTCGGACCGGTTTGGCGCGAAAGTGATTATCCTCAGCGGCTGTATTGTTCGTGTTTCAGGTTATCTGCTGCTGGCCTTCGGGGAATCACTGTGGCCGATTATTCTGGGCGCGTGTCTGACGGGCGTTGGCGGCGCATTGTTCTCCCCCTCGATTGAGGCACTGCTGGCAAAGGCAGGCACGCACAGCGAGGCGAAAGGCAAACGAAGCCGCGCGGAGTGGTTTGCGCTCTTTGCCGTCTGCGGAGAACTCGGCGCGGTACTGGGTCCGGTTGCTGGCGCCCTGCTCACCGGCCTTGGCTTTCGTCAGGTGGCGCTGGCCGGGGCAGGCGTATTTGTCATTGCGCTAGTGGTGCTCTACTTTTGCCTGCCTGCTGCTGGCCACCGTTCACAAACGCTGAAAATACAGCCCTGGTGGACAACGTTCCGTCAGCCGCGCTTTGTCGCCTTTATCATTGCCTACAGTTCATGGCTGTTAAGTTATAACCAGCTTTATCTGGCGCTGCCGGTGGAGATCCAGCGTTCTGGCGGTAACGAGAAAGATCTCGGCCCTCTTTTTATGCTGGCCTCCGTTCTGATCATCACCTTACAGCTGCCGCTGGCGCGCTTCGCCCGTCGCGTGGGCGCGGTAAGAATTCTGCCGGTGGGATTTTTGCTGCTGTCAGCCGCCTTTGCGAGCGTGGCGACTTTCGCCCCGATGACGCCGCCGGAAGGCTGGCTGCGCTTACTGCCTTCTGTCTGTTTTGTGACGCTGTTGACGCTGGGGCAAATGCTGCTGGTGCCATCGGCTAAAGATCTGATCCCCCGGTTTGCGGAGGAATCCACGCTTGGCGCGCACTACGGCGCACTCGCCACCGCCGGAGGCATTGCGGTACTGGCAGGAAACCTGTTGTTTGGCAGCCTGTTGGATCGCGCGCTGGTGCCCTCAACGCAGGCGATGTATCCCTGGCTGCTGCTGGCCCTCTTCCCGCTCTGCAGCGCGCTGGCTCTGAAGGTGATTTGCCGTCCGCTGGGACGCTGA
- a CDS encoding type I restriction endonuclease subunit R, whose amino-acid sequence MVSKSAELLFQNHIIEQLSSSGWLFGSSSGYDRERAIYPEDALAYVQETQPEVWDKFCGIYPKDTDVHFLNAVERHLSAKGTLWTLRHTLADRGARFQLCTFKPDHDLNPDLLVRYCANRLRVVPELIYSPNGYDGRIDLTLFLNGLPVATLELKSAFKQSLDAAKLQYINDRQPKTGNKPEPLLTFKRGALVHFAVNQYEVAMTTKLDGKKTFFLPFNRGTAEGGAGNDQPLEGYATAYLWQEILQPDNWLRILGRYLHLEQKRVDDALGHQEIKETLIFPRYHQWVAVQSLLNAVRVEGTGQKYLIQHSAGSGKSNSIAWLSHQLASLYRPDGNKFFNSVIVITDRTVLDGQLQDTIYQFEHQDGVVCKISRESGSKSSQLTEALSSGTAIIIVTIQTFPHVLKAIQESTGLKGRSFAVIADEAHSSQTGTTARQLREVLMAEKIDEEEMDGQDVINATLEARRGSSDISYFAFTATPKAKTLELFGRPPHPEMPLANDNKPKPFHLYSMRQAIEEEFILDVLKNYTSYGQAYRLAHDAEDKEVDRKKAKTQLSKWVRLHPHNIAQKSQVIIEHFREHVAHLLNHEAKAMVVTSSRLEAVKYKQAFDSYVREKGYKRLTAMVAFSGEVVDEGESYTENSMNPGLQGRDMRKAFDTDDYQVMLVANKFQTGFDQPKLVAMYVDKKLKGVDCIQTLSRLNRTYPGKSSTFVLDFVNDSQDILADFKEYYQNAELVQVSDPNLVYAIFHKLNEQHIWQWHEVINFSDAYFDPKRGPEALTGYCKPAVDRFTHRYRSAMDVLRGALSTLEDAKKSGDETWRVNCERSVKQAREAKDVLDTFKKDMNSFIRFYEFASQIVDLADEELERLNVFARHLLPLLREERLDDDLDISQVQLTHYKLWEKRTQDLKLQEGGEGLKGITSVGGSIAERPKDLLSHILEQLNELFGEETTDADKLVWLDGVAAKVSENDSVMDQLRHNDIEQIMLGDYPQAVQNAVIESMGAFEKHSVAYLSDKDVARLANRFILDVLLKGLGR is encoded by the coding sequence ATGGTATCTAAATCCGCAGAACTATTATTCCAGAATCACATTATTGAGCAACTATCATCCAGTGGTTGGTTATTTGGAAGCTCATCCGGCTATGATCGTGAAAGGGCGATTTATCCAGAAGATGCGCTTGCTTATGTACAGGAAACCCAGCCGGAAGTCTGGGACAAGTTTTGCGGAATTTATCCAAAAGATACAGATGTACATTTTCTCAACGCGGTTGAGAGACATCTTTCGGCTAAAGGAACCTTGTGGACGCTGAGACATACCTTAGCGGATCGCGGTGCTCGTTTTCAGCTTTGCACCTTTAAACCCGATCATGACCTTAATCCAGACTTGCTGGTTCGCTATTGCGCTAACCGTTTACGAGTAGTACCTGAACTGATTTATTCGCCCAATGGTTATGATGGCCGCATTGATTTGACATTGTTCCTGAATGGGTTGCCTGTCGCCACACTTGAACTGAAATCGGCGTTTAAACAATCGCTTGATGCGGCAAAACTACAGTATATCAATGACCGCCAGCCAAAAACCGGAAATAAACCAGAACCACTGTTGACCTTCAAACGCGGTGCGCTGGTCCATTTTGCGGTCAATCAGTATGAGGTGGCGATGACCACCAAACTGGATGGAAAGAAAACCTTTTTCCTGCCTTTTAACCGGGGAACCGCAGAAGGCGGGGCGGGTAACGATCAACCATTAGAGGGGTATGCGACAGCCTATCTATGGCAGGAAATCCTGCAACCGGATAACTGGCTGCGTATTTTGGGGCGCTACTTACATCTGGAGCAAAAGCGCGTTGATGATGCGCTTGGTCATCAGGAAATCAAGGAAACCCTGATTTTCCCGCGTTACCACCAATGGGTCGCTGTTCAGTCATTGCTGAATGCCGTTCGCGTGGAGGGAACAGGGCAAAAGTACCTTATTCAGCATAGCGCTGGTTCCGGTAAATCCAACTCAATAGCTTGGTTATCCCATCAGTTAGCGTCATTGTACCGCCCGGATGGTAACAAGTTTTTTAATTCGGTAATCGTTATTACAGACCGCACTGTGTTGGATGGTCAATTGCAGGACACGATTTACCAGTTTGAACATCAGGATGGTGTGGTTTGTAAAATCAGCCGTGAGTCGGGTAGTAAGTCTTCGCAACTAACCGAGGCTTTATCGTCTGGTACGGCAATTATCATCGTGACGATCCAGACTTTCCCGCATGTGCTCAAAGCTATTCAGGAAAGTACTGGTCTGAAAGGACGAAGCTTTGCTGTTATCGCTGATGAAGCACACTCAAGTCAGACGGGAACGACTGCTCGACAGCTTCGCGAAGTGCTGATGGCGGAAAAAATAGATGAAGAAGAAATGGATGGTCAGGATGTTATCAATGCGACGCTTGAGGCTCGCAGAGGTTCCTCTGATATAAGCTATTTTGCCTTTACTGCCACGCCTAAAGCCAAGACGTTAGAGCTGTTTGGTAGACCGCCTCATCCCGAAATGCCTTTGGCGAATGACAATAAACCGAAGCCATTTCATCTGTATTCAATGCGACAGGCGATCGAAGAAGAGTTTATTCTGGATGTTCTGAAAAATTACACCAGCTATGGGCAGGCTTATCGTCTGGCGCATGATGCCGAAGATAAAGAAGTCGACCGCAAAAAAGCCAAAACGCAGTTGAGCAAGTGGGTTCGCTTACACCCTCACAATATTGCCCAGAAATCACAGGTCATCATTGAACATTTCCGTGAGCATGTTGCTCATTTACTAAATCACGAAGCGAAAGCGATGGTAGTAACCAGCAGTCGCCTCGAAGCAGTAAAATATAAGCAGGCGTTTGATAGCTATGTGCGAGAAAAAGGCTATAAACGTTTAACAGCAATGGTGGCGTTCTCAGGTGAAGTTGTCGATGAGGGCGAAAGCTACACGGAAAACTCGATGAACCCTGGCCTGCAAGGTCGGGATATGCGTAAAGCATTCGATACTGATGATTATCAGGTGATGCTGGTCGCTAATAAATTCCAGACAGGCTTTGACCAGCCCAAACTGGTCGCCATGTACGTTGATAAAAAACTCAAGGGCGTGGATTGTATTCAGACACTATCCCGTCTTAATCGTACGTATCCGGGGAAAAGCAGCACATTTGTTCTTGATTTTGTTAATGATTCTCAGGATATTCTGGCTGATTTTAAAGAGTATTATCAGAATGCCGAACTGGTGCAGGTATCCGATCCCAACCTTGTTTATGCCATTTTCCATAAGCTGAATGAACAGCATATATGGCAATGGCATGAAGTGATTAATTTTTCTGATGCTTATTTTGACCCGAAACGTGGTCCTGAAGCGCTAACGGGGTATTGTAAACCAGCGGTAGATCGTTTTACTCATCGTTACCGCTCCGCGATGGATGTATTACGAGGGGCGTTATCGACACTCGAAGATGCAAAGAAAAGCGGCGATGAAACTTGGCGAGTAAACTGCGAACGTAGTGTTAAGCAAGCTCGTGAAGCGAAGGACGTGCTGGATACGTTCAAAAAAGATATGAATAGCTTTATCCGTTTTTACGAGTTTGCTTCGCAAATTGTCGATCTGGCAGATGAAGAACTGGAACGCTTAAATGTCTTTGCTCGCCACTTGCTGCCGTTGTTAAGAGAGGAGCGGCTTGATGACGATCTTGATATCAGTCAGGTACAGCTAACACACTATAAACTGTGGGAAAAGCGCACCCAGGATCTGAAATTACAAGAAGGGGGAGAAGGACTTAAAGGGATCACCAGCGTCGGTGGCTCAATTGCTGAAAGGCCGAAAGATCTATTATCGCACATTCTGGAACAGCTAAATGAGTTGTTTGGCGAAGAAACGACTGATGCTGACAAGCTGGTATGGCTTGATGGCGTGGCGGCTAAAGTTTCCGAAAATGATTCTGTGATGGATCAACTTCGCCATAACGATATCGAGCAAATCATGCTTGGGGATTATCCTCAGGCCGTACAGAATGCTGTCATCGAAAGCATGGGGGCGTTTGAGAAACATTCAGTTGCTTACCTGTCTGATAAGGATGTTGCCCGTTTAGCCAATCGTTTCATACTTGATGTATTACTTAAAGGGCTTGGCCGATGA
- a CDS encoding Fic/DOC family protein, translated as MSRYHVSSSEGQYEKDSGEQVLANKLGIATSDEMDEVELVLLEQLYQSVFEEQFPEGQLSVALLKSWHRRWLGNIYEWAGQERAVNISKGGFMFAPSAQLPKLLNEFDTKYLTQYTPCSGMDEEQLITAIAITHVELILIHPFREGNGRLSRLLADVMAVQGGYKPLDYKSWEQNKTQYISAIHAGVSMDYEPMRHWVREALRRG; from the coding sequence ATGAGCCGATACCATGTATCCAGCAGTGAAGGCCAGTATGAGAAAGACTCTGGCGAGCAGGTTTTGGCTAATAAGCTGGGGATCGCTACTTCTGATGAGATGGATGAGGTTGAACTTGTCCTGTTAGAACAACTCTACCAGTCTGTTTTTGAAGAACAGTTCCCGGAAGGACAACTCAGCGTAGCCCTGCTAAAAAGCTGGCATCGCCGCTGGTTAGGTAACATCTACGAGTGGGCTGGACAAGAAAGAGCGGTTAATATCAGCAAAGGCGGCTTTATGTTTGCCCCCTCAGCACAGTTGCCAAAACTGCTGAACGAGTTCGACACGAAGTATCTGACTCAATACACGCCGTGTAGCGGCATGGACGAAGAACAACTCATCACCGCTATCGCCATAACCCATGTCGAGCTGATACTCATCCATCCATTCAGAGAAGGAAACGGGCGTTTGTCGCGACTATTAGCCGACGTTATGGCCGTTCAGGGAGGATACAAACCGCTGGATTATAAAAGCTGGGAGCAAAACAAAACCCAGTATATCTCGGCTATCCATGCGGGCGTATCAATGGACTACGAGCCGATGAGACACTGGGTCAGAGAAGCATTAAGAAGGGGCTAA
- a CDS encoding nitrous oxide-stimulated promoter family protein — MSGKRISREKETIAKMIAMYEKQCPQASQEEGHYQALNAYADKRLDKCVFGEEKPACKQCPVHCYQPARREEMKQVMRWAGPRMLWRHPILTVRHLMDDRRPVPELPEKYRPKK; from the coding sequence ATGTCCGGTAAACGCATCTCACGAGAAAAAGAGACCATCGCGAAAATGATCGCGATGTATGAAAAGCAGTGTCCGCAGGCATCTCAGGAGGAAGGGCACTATCAGGCGCTCAACGCGTATGCCGATAAGCGCCTGGATAAATGCGTTTTCGGTGAGGAAAAGCCTGCCTGCAAGCAGTGCCCAGTACACTGCTACCAGCCTGCCAGACGTGAAGAGATGAAGCAGGTTATGCGCTGGGCAGGCCCGCGTATGTTATGGCGTCATCCCATTCTGACCGTTCGCCATCTGATGGATGACCGTCGTCCCGTGCCGGAACTGCCGGAGAAATACCGTCCGAAAAAGTGA